The region CAATTAACTTTGGCCTGATTTATGGCATGAGCGCATTCGGTCTGGCGCGTCAGTTGGGGATCCCGCGTGGCGAAGCGCAGCGCTATATGGATCTTTATTTCGAGCGTTACCCAGGCGTGCTGGAGTATATGGAACGCACCCGCCAGCAGGCTGCCGAACAGGGTTATGTCAGCACGCTGGATGGTCGCCGCCTCTATCTGCCGGACGTCAGTTCCAGCAATGGCATGCGCCGCAAGGCCGCCGAACGTGCGGCGATCAACGCCCCGATGCAGGGGACGGCTGCCGATATCATCAAGCGTGCGATGATTGAGGTGGACGCCTGGCTGCAAGGTCAGGATGAGCCATTGGTGCGCATGATCATGCAGGTGCACGATGAACTGGTGTTCGAGGTGCATGAGTCAGTGATTGAAGCGTCCAGCCAGCGCATCCGCGAGTTGATGGAAAACAGCATGACGTTGGCGGTGCCGCTGAAAGTGGACGTCGGCGTGGGTGCCAACTGGGATGAAGCCCATTGATAACGCGGTTGCTCACCCGTTAATCCCTCTCTGAGGCGCTAACTGGCGATAACCTAAGCACTTTTCGTAATTTAGCTACAAGATACGGCGATTGTTTCCCCAACCTCGCCGTTATTGCGCACTAAGTTGTGTAAGTAAACTACAAAAAATTCTTTTGCACTGCGAAAAAATCATGTAGAGTTACAGGCGTAGGGTACAGAGGTAAGATGTTCTATCTTTCAGACCTTTTACTTCACGTAATCGGATTTGGCTGAATATTTAGCCGCCCCAGTCAGTATTGACTGGGGCGTTTTTTATTGTAAAAACAACACCAGTCCATAGTTTTTTCCTATTCTCACCCGCATCTCATCCTCCGACGCTCCTCTGCTATTGCCCGCCAGTTCTGTCGTTGCCGATAAGTCGTCATAAGAATTTATGATGGATTTTTGTCAAAACTGTAATTAGATAACGAAAATCCTCTACTGCCATGAATAACAGGCATAAAAAAGCCGATGCGTTTCCACATCGGCTCTTGCGACATCTGCGGCTGGTTACTCGCCGGCAGCGTCGTCTTCCGGTAACACTTCCGGCGGGATCTCGTTAAACCAGGTATTCAGTTTCTGGCTCAGCTTGTCGACACCGATTTTTTTCGGCGAGGAGAAGGCTTCTACCTGGATATCGCCCATAAACGGCACTACCGCCTCGCGTACCATATTGAGCTGCGCCTTGCGCGCGCCGGAGGCCAGTTTGTCCGCTTTGGTCAGCAGAACCAGCACTGGCGTGCCAACATCGACTGCCCATTGAATCATCTGCTGGTCGAGATCTTTCAGCGGGTGGCGGATATCCATCAGTACCACCAGGCCTTTCAGGCAGTTGCGCATTTGCAGGTATTCACCCAGCGCCCGCTGCCACTTGCGTTTCATCTCTTCAGGAACTTCGGCGTAGCCATAACCCGGAAGGTCGACCAGGCGGATGCCTTCCTCGACTTCGAACAGGTTGATGAGCTGGGTACGGCCCGGCGTTTTACTGGTACGCGCCAGACTTTTTTGATTGGTCAGGGTATTTAACGCGCTGGATTTACCGGCATTAGAGCGGCCGGCGAAGGCAACTTCAATACCTTCATCCCCCGGAAGGTGGCGAATATCGGGCGCACTGGTGACGAAATGGGTCACATGATAATTGTAATTCTTGCTGGTCAAAATTTTTCGTCTCCGCGAGGATGGCTAACTGGTTGGCGATTATAACTGCATCAGCGGCAAAAATGGTGTGTTTCTCTGTTTTTAAGCGCCGGGCCAGCAGGGCGTGGCACTCACGTCGCCTTGGGTGTGTGAGACATTTGCCATTCGAATAGTGGGTAATGTCGCTTTATTCGAAAGTGATTTTTATTCTTTCTATTGAAAAACAAAAAGTTAATATTTTTCTGAGTGACTGATGATAGGCATTCCGTGGCAGATACCTTGAGTGCCCTTCTCAATCGCGTAAAGTAGATTGCAGCACAAGGCTGTGCAGGAGTAAGGAACATTCGGGAAGGGTGACAAATCTCAGGGAGCGCACGGGAAGTGCCATGAGTGCCAGGATGACCTCAGCAGGAATGCCTTGTTTGC is a window of Serratia plymuthica DNA encoding:
- the yihA gene encoding ribosome biogenesis GTP-binding protein YihA/YsxC, with the translated sequence MTSKNYNYHVTHFVTSAPDIRHLPGDEGIEVAFAGRSNAGKSSALNTLTNQKSLARTSKTPGRTQLINLFEVEEGIRLVDLPGYGYAEVPEEMKRKWQRALGEYLQMRNCLKGLVVLMDIRHPLKDLDQQMIQWAVDVGTPVLVLLTKADKLASGARKAQLNMVREAVVPFMGDIQVEAFSSPKKIGVDKLSQKLNTWFNEIPPEVLPEDDAAGE